The nucleotide sequence CATTGCTTGCGTAAAATCTTCTGCGGACATGCGAATAATTTTCACATTATCAATGTGATTCATTGCAATATTGTATTGGGCTGCATGAACAGACGGTTTTGCAATTTCTGTTGCCAGTACTCGCTCAAAATTACGCGCAAGCGCTAATGAAAAGTTACCGTTGCCACAATACAGTTCAAGCAGATCGCCTTTTGCATTTTCTGTTGCCTTTAATGCCCATTCCAACATCTTAATATTGACCTGTGCATTAGGTTGCGTGAAGCTATTTTCAACTTGGCGATAAATCATCTCTTTACCTGCCACTGGTAACACTTCATCAATAAAATCATTATCGAGCATAATTTTTGTTTTATAAGCTCGACCAATTAATTGAACATCAAAGCCTTGAGCAATTAATGATTGGCGTAATGCTATTGCTTCTTGCTGCCAAGTTTCATCAATTTTCTTGTGATAAAGCAGGGAAACAATAATTTTATTACTCAACGTAGAAAGATAATCAATCTGAAACAGTTTCTTTCTGAGTGTTGGTTTATCTTTTATTTCTGCCAACAAGGCAACCATCATTTTATTAATAAGCTGGCTGGCAACTGGAAATTGGTCAACACGAATACGCTGCTTAGTCTCTTGGTCAAACATAATATGATAGAGAGAATCTTCTTCATGCCAGATACGGAATTCCGCACGCATACGATAATGCTGTTCTGGTGATGAAAAAACCTCTGCTTCAGGCGCATTAAAAGGAGCCATCATTGTTTGTAGACGTTGTGTTTTTTCATTCAGTTGAGACTGATATGTTTGCGTTGGTAATGAATTCTGCATGGTATCTCGCCTTTTTTTGGCAGTAATAAAGTTAAGCGAGCGAAATTGTAGAGATCCTCATGAAGATGTCCAGTATTCTTCATGTTCAATTTCTGGACTCAGTGGATTTGAAATCGTAGCATAGTTATTCGGTCTCCTAATAGGAGTTAAAAGGGAATCTGGTGCAAAGCCAGAACTGACGCGCAGCGGTAATAGGATCAAGGATAATAAAAGACACTGCAAAGCACTTATATAAGTGCAGTGGGAAGTCATTATCTTAAAGACATAAATTTGTTTCTTTAACCTAAAGTCCGAAGACCTGCCGAAGACCTGTCGCATCTTAAATTAAATACGCGTTTTATTTAATTTTGGCGGCATCCTGCTACTTATTCTGTTGGATGCAGATTTTCATGAATAATAAAAAAGTTTTTTTCATTTCTAGTGTGGCTTTGAGTGTTATGGCGGGCAGTTTTGGTGCGTTTGCAAATAACAGTGATACGTTAAGCGTGACAGCAAACCGCTTTCAAGAGCCTAACTCTTCTATTTTAGCGCCGATAACAGTTGTTGAACGTGAACAAATCGAACGTTGGCAGAGTAATAGTGTTATTGATGTATTACGCAGAATGCCTGGGATTGATGTGGGGCAAAACGGCGGAATAGGGCAGATGAGCTCTATTTATGTACGTGGAGCTGAATCTCGTCATGTTCTTATTTTAGTGGATGGTGTGCGTTTAAATCAGGCGAATGTGTCTGGTAGTTCTGATATCAGCCAAATTCCTCTTTCTCTTGTTCAACGTATTGAATATATAAGAGGGCCTCGTTCTTCTGTTTATGGTTCTGATGCGATTGGTGGCGTGATTAATATCCTCACAGAAAGAAAAACGGAAGGAGGAACACTTAATGCCACAATGGGTTCTCATGGTTATCAAGAATATGATGGCTCGATAAAACAAAAAGTCGGTGATAAAACCACATTAACAGCTGCTGGCAGTTATCTCTATACCAAAGGTTATGATGTCGAAGCGAATGGAAATACTGGTGGACATCCACAACCTGATCGTGATGGTTTTATGAACAAGTCATTATGGCTAGGGGTTAATCACGATATTAACGATGATGTTTCTTTATATGCACGCGCTTATGGTTTTGATAATCGCACGGCTTATGATGCTTATTATGACAGTTATAACGATATGTTAACGGATACAAGAGCATTATTTAGTCGTACTTATGATGGTGGTGTGAAATTTAATCGTGATAACTACTCTTCTTCTTTAAATACCAGCTATAACTACACCAAAGATTATGACTATGATCCTCGTTATGGTCGCTATGGTAAAGGAAGCCGTTTTACTAACTCTGAACAATATAATGTGCAGTGGGGAAATCACCTTTTATTAGGGAATGGCAGTATCGGTGGTGGTGTCGATTGGCAACGTCAATCTATTAAAGCTGGTTCTAGTGGATTTCCTAATAAAGAACACTTCGACAATACAGGTTTGTACCTAACTGGACAGCAAAAGTTAGGCGATATTATTGCTGAAGCATCAGTACGCTCGGACAAACACTCTGAATATGGCTGGCATACGACTTGGCAAACTAACCTAGGTTGGGAATTTGTTGAGGGTTATCGTGTGATTGGTGGTTATGGTACGGCATTTAAAGCACCGACACTGATGCAACTTTATAGTGAGTGGGGAAGTAATCCAGACTTACAACCTGAAAAGAGTAAACAGTGGGAAGGGGGTTTTGAAGGATTAACGGGGCCTTTAGCGTGGCGATTAACTGCGTATCGTAATGATGTAAATTCTTTGATCCAAGGCGAATCGAGTTATCCATACCGTAACTACAATGTTGGTAAGGCCTTAATTAAAGGTGTGGAATTTACGGGTGAAATGGATACGTGGATTTTTCATCACACCTTTAATCTTCAATATATAGATGCAAGAAATAAAGAAACGCATCAACGTCTTGATCGTCGCGCTCGTCAACAACTGAAATATCAGCTTGATTGGCAAGTCGAGAAACTCGATATGGGGGTGACTTACCAATATATCGGTCAACGGACAGATAAAGATTATGGGACTTATGAGAATGTTTCTTTAGGTGGTGTGAGTATTTGGGATTTAACTGCTTCATATCCTATTACATCACATCTCTCAATTCGTGGTAGAATAGCCAACCTGTTTGATAAAGATTATGAGACAGCTTATGGCTATCGCACGCCAGGACGTGAATACTTCCTCACAGGAAGCTACAACTTCTGATGCACAACTTACCGCTAACCCTACTGTATTGGTTTTTGATTCAGGGGTTGGCGGTTTATCTGTTTATCGTGAGATCCGTGAAAAATTACCGGATGCTCACTATATCTATGTTTTCGATAATGAAGCTTTCCCTTATGGTGAGAAATCACAAGACTTCATTATTGACCGTGTTGTTCGAATAGTTAGCGCGGTTGCTGAAAAACATGATCTCGCGACCATTGTTATTGCTTGTAATACAGCAAGCACAGTGAGCCTCCCTGCTTTACGTGCCAAGTTTACTGATATTCCTATTGTGGGCGTTGTACCTGCTATTAAACCGGCAGCTAAATTAACATGTAATGGCGTGGTTGGATTATTAGCAACAAGAGCAACAGTTAAACGTCCTTATACCCATGAACTTATTGAACGCTTTGCGACTGATTGCAAAGTTCACTCTTTAGGTTCGGCTGAGCTGGTGGAATTGGCTGAGAGAAAACTTCATGGTGAAGCCGTTTCTTTAGACGAGCTACGTAAAATCCTTACACCTTGGCTAAAAATGAAAGAGCCACCGGATACTGTGGTATTAGGTTGTACTCATTTCCCTTTATTAGCTGATGAACTTCTTTCTGTTTTACCTGATGGTACCCGAATTATCGATTCTGGCGCTGCAATTGCACGAAGAACTGCGTGGTTGGTCGTAAATCAAGCGAAAATAAAGGGCTCAAATGAAATTAACTTCGCTTATTGCTTAAAAGAAGATGAGAATAGTGAATTATTAAAACCTGTTTTAGCGGGTTTTGGCTTTGAATCGCTCAGAAAACTGGCGCTTTAAGTGCAATTTGATTGAAAATTCAACGGTCAGTAAAAAAACTCAAAAAAAGTGTTGCCAGCTTCACAAAACTCCCTATAATGCGCCCTCGTTGTCACGGCAAACCACGCTAAGTGAGTTAGCCGAGAGAACGAAGAAAAAAGTGAAAAGCCTTGAAAATAAACGCTTGACACTGAATGAGGAAGATGTAGAATGCACCTCCTCGCAACAGCGCAGAAGACCGGAAACGGCAGCGAATGTTGCACTGCTCTTTAACAAATTATCAGACAATCTGTGTGGGCACTCGCAGAGACGATATCTTCTAAAATATTAGATGTATCAAGTCTTGAAGAGTGAACAACAAAAGTAAATTCATTTATGAATAGCTAAGTTTTCGATTTCTTTGAGCATCAAACACTTTTAATTGAAGAGTTTGATCATGGCTCAGATTGAACGCTGGCGGCAGGCCTAACACATGCAAGTCGAGCGGTAACAGGAGAAAGCTTGCTTTCTTGCTGACGAGCGGCGGACGGGTGAGTAATGTATGGGGATCTGCCCGATAGAGGGGGATAACTACTGGAAACGGTAGCTAATACCGCATGACGTCTACGGACCAAAGCAGGGGCTCTTCGGACCTTGCGCTATCGGATGAACCCATATGGGATTAGCTAGTAGGTGAGGTAATGGCTCACCTAGGCGACGATCTCTAGCTGGTCTGAGAGGATGATCAGCCACACTGGGACTGAGACACGGCCCAGACTCCTACGGGAGGCAGCAGTGGGGAATATTGCACAATGGGCGCAAGCCTGATGCAGCCATGCCGCGTGTATGAAGAAGGCCTTAGGGTTGTAAAGTACTTTCAGTTGGGAGGAAGGCGTTGATGCTAATATCATCAGCGATTGACGTTACCAACAGAAGAAGCACCGGCTAACTCCGTGCCAGCAGCCGCGGTAATACGGAGGGTGCAAGCGTTAATCGGAATTACTGGGCGTAAAGCGCACGCAGGCGGTTGATTAAGTTAGATGTGAAATCCCCGGGCTTAACCTGGGAATGGCATCTAAGACTGGTCAGCTAGAGTCTTGTAGAGGGGGGTAGAATTCCATGTGTAGCGGTGAAATGCGTAGAGATGTGGAGGAATACCGGTGGCGAAGGCGGCCCCCTGGACAAAGACTGACGCTCAGGTGCGAAAGCGTGGGGAGCAAACAGGATTAGATACCCTGGTAGTCCACGCTGTAAACGATGTCGATTTGGAGGTTGTTCCCTTGAGGAGTGGCTTCCGGAGCTAACGCGTTAAATCGACCGCCTGGGGAGTACGGCCGCAAGGTTAAAACTCAAATGAATTGACGGGGGCCCGCACAAGCGGTGGAGCATGTGGTTTAATTCGATGCAACGCGAAGAACCTTACCTACTCTTGACATCCAGCGAATCCTTTAGAGATAGAGGAGTGCCTTCGGGAACGCTGAGACAGGTGCTGCATGGCTGTCGTCAGCTCGTGTTGTGAAATGTTGGGTTAAGTCCCGCAACGAGCGCAACCCTTATCCTTTGTTGCCAGCGCGTGATGGCGGGAACTCAAAGGAGACTGCCGGTGATAAACCGGAGGAAGGTGGGGATGACGTCAAGTCATCATGGCCCTTACGAGTAGGGCTACACACGTGCTACAATGGCAGATACAAAGAGAAGCGACCTCGCGAGAGCAAGCGGAACTCATAAAGTCTGTCGTAGTCCGGATTGGAGTCTGCAACTCGACTCCATGAAGTCGGAATCGCTAGTAATCGTAGATCAGAATGCTACGGTGAATACGTTCCCGGGCCTTG is from Proteus columbae and encodes:
- the trmA gene encoding tRNA (uridine(54)-C5)-methyltransferase TrmA, giving the protein MQNSLPTQTYQSQLNEKTQRLQTMMAPFNAPEAEVFSSPEQHYRMRAEFRIWHEEDSLYHIMFDQETKQRIRVDQFPVASQLINKMMVALLAEIKDKPTLRKKLFQIDYLSTLSNKIIVSLLYHKKIDETWQQEAIALRQSLIAQGFDVQLIGRAYKTKIMLDNDFIDEVLPVAGKEMIYRQVENSFTQPNAQVNIKMLEWALKATENAKGDLLELYCGNGNFSLALARNFERVLATEIAKPSVHAAQYNIAMNHIDNVKIIRMSAEDFTQAMNGVREFKRLEGINLKDYQCETIFVDPPRSGLDEKTVELVKTYPSILYISCNPETLCENLETLIKTHKIIKLALFDQFPYTHHMECGVLLEKR
- the murI gene encoding glutamate racemase, whose translation is MAIARQDVNTSSQEATTSDAQLTANPTVLVFDSGVGGLSVYREIREKLPDAHYIYVFDNEAFPYGEKSQDFIIDRVVRIVSAVAEKHDLATIVIACNTASTVSLPALRAKFTDIPIVGVVPAIKPAAKLTCNGVVGLLATRATVKRPYTHELIERFATDCKVHSLGSAELVELAERKLHGEAVSLDELRKILTPWLKMKEPPDTVVLGCTHFPLLADELLSVLPDGTRIIDSGAAIARRTAWLVVNQAKIKGSNEINFAYCLKEDENSELLKPVLAGFGFESLRKLAL
- the btuB gene encoding TonB-dependent vitamin B12 receptor BtuB; amino-acid sequence: MNNKKVFFISSVALSVMAGSFGAFANNSDTLSVTANRFQEPNSSILAPITVVEREQIERWQSNSVIDVLRRMPGIDVGQNGGIGQMSSIYVRGAESRHVLILVDGVRLNQANVSGSSDISQIPLSLVQRIEYIRGPRSSVYGSDAIGGVINILTERKTEGGTLNATMGSHGYQEYDGSIKQKVGDKTTLTAAGSYLYTKGYDVEANGNTGGHPQPDRDGFMNKSLWLGVNHDINDDVSLYARAYGFDNRTAYDAYYDSYNDMLTDTRALFSRTYDGGVKFNRDNYSSSLNTSYNYTKDYDYDPRYGRYGKGSRFTNSEQYNVQWGNHLLLGNGSIGGGVDWQRQSIKAGSSGFPNKEHFDNTGLYLTGQQKLGDIIAEASVRSDKHSEYGWHTTWQTNLGWEFVEGYRVIGGYGTAFKAPTLMQLYSEWGSNPDLQPEKSKQWEGGFEGLTGPLAWRLTAYRNDVNSLIQGESSYPYRNYNVGKALIKGVEFTGEMDTWIFHHTFNLQYIDARNKETHQRLDRRARQQLKYQLDWQVEKLDMGVTYQYIGQRTDKDYGTYENVSLGGVSIWDLTASYPITSHLSIRGRIANLFDKDYETAYGYRTPGREYFLTGSYNF